From a region of the Heliangelus exortis chromosome 19, bHelExo1.hap1, whole genome shotgun sequence genome:
- the ACACB gene encoding acetyl-CoA carboxylase 2 isoform X2, whose translation MWALGDKVASTIVAQTLQIPTLPWSGSGLVAQWSQEEQKDQQMITIPLETYAQGCVKNVEEGLEVAKSISYPLMIKASEGGGGKGIRKVESAEEFAACFRQVQAEAPGSPIFLMKLAQQARHLEVQVLADEYGSAISLFGRDCSIQRRHQKIIEEAPTTVAAPPVIEVMEQCAVRLAQMVGYVSTGTVEYLYSEDGSFHFLELNPRLQVEHPCTEMIADVNLPAAQLQIAMGIPLHRIKDIRVLYGESPWGDTPICFHSPTNPPVPRGHVIAARITSENPEEGFKPSSGTVQELNFRSSKNVWGYFSVAAAGGLHEFADSQFGHCFSWGENREEAISNMVVALKELSIRGDFRTTVEYLIKVLETESFQKNEIDTGWLDHLIAEKVQAEKPDTMLGVVCGALNVADAAFRTCMTDFLHSLERGQVMPADSLLNIVDVELIHEGVKYVLQVARQSLTTYVIIMNHTHIEIDVHRLNDGGLLLSYDGNSHTTYMKEEIDRYRITIGNKTCDFEKEKDPTVLRSPSAGKLLQYTVDDGGHVAEGSVFAEIEVMKIIMTLTVEEAGRVHYVKRAGALLEAGCVIARLELDDPSKVKPAELFTGGLPAQQPLPITGEKQHQVLRNVLDNLTNVMNGYCLPEPYFSTKVKEWVGQLMKTLRDPSLPLLELQEIMTSISGRIPLSVENSIRKVMAQYASNVTSVLCRFPSLQIANVLDTHAATLQRKAEREVFFMNTQSVVQLVQRYRSGIRGYMKAVVLDLLRRYLQVERQFQHAHYDKCVISLREECKPDMTPVLESIFSHAQVAKKNLLVTMLIDQLCGRDPTLTDELTAILHELTELSKAEHSKVALRARQVLIASHLPSYELRHNQVESIFLSAIDMYGHEFCPENLKKLILSETSIFDVLPTFFYHTNQVVSMAALEVYVRRGYIAYELNSLQHRQLSDGTCLVEFQFMLPFSHPNRMSVPISISNPDLARHSSELLMDSGFSPLSQRMGAMVAFNRFEDFTRNFDEVISCFANPPSDSALISEAQGTVYEEEDTKNVHEEPIHILNVALRWAHHAEDEKLVPIFRAFAQSKKNILVDCGLRRITFLIAQQREFPKFFTFRARDEFAEDRIYRHLEPALAFQLELSRMRNFDLTAIPCASHKMHLYLGTAKVQAGTEATDCRFFIRAIVRHSDLITKEASFEYLQNEGERLLLEAMDELEVAFNNASVRTDCNHIFLNFVPTVVMDPSKIEESVRSMVMRYGSRLWKLRVLQAEVKINIRMTPTATAIPIRLFLTNESGYYLDISLYKEVKDPSTGSIMFQSYGDKQGPQHGMLINTPYVTKDLLQAKRFQAQSLGTTYVYDFPEMIRQALFKLWSSSEQYPKDVLTYTELVLDSHGHLVQMNRVSGENEVGMVAFKMKLKTPEYPEGRDIVLICNDITHKIGSFGPEEDLVFLRASELARAEGIPRVYIAANSGARIGFADEVKHMFQVAWEDPEEPHKGFKYLYLTPQDYARISAMNSVHCEHVEEGGESRYVLLDIIGKDNGFGVENLRAAGTIAGESSRAYEEIVTISMVTCRAIGIGAYLVRLGQRVIQVENSHIILTGVTALNKVLGREVYTSNNQLGGVQIMHNNGVSHVTVPDDFEGVYTILQWLSYIPKDNQSPVPITPISDPIEREIEFVPSKVPYDPRWMLAGRPHPTLKGTWQSGFFDQGSFSEIMRPWAQTVVVGRARLGGLPVGVIAVETRTVEVTIPADPANPESEAKIIQQAGQVWFPDSAFKTAQAIRDFNREHLPLMIFANWRGFSSGMKDMYDQMLKFGALIVDSLRDFKQPVLVYIPPHAELRGGSWVVIDSTINPLHVELYADKESRGGILEPGGTVEIKFRKKDLVKTMRRIDTVYAKLVEQLGTPELPEAERRELEKQLKAREELLLPVYYQVAVRFADLHDTPGRMQEKGVITDILEWKNARSFFYWRLRRLLLEEMVKAEVLKANSELSHIHIQSMLRRWFMEAEGATKGYLWDNNQVVVEWLEKHMQEDDGIQSAIRENIKYLKRDYMLKHIRSLVQANPELAMDCIIQMAEHITRAQKARVAHLLSTVDDESPP comes from the exons ATGTGGGCACTGGGGGACAAAGTTGCCTCCACCATTGTGGCTCAGACACTCCAGATTCCCACACTGCCATGGAGTGGGAGTG GTCTGGTAGCCCAGTGGtctcaggaggagcagaaggatCAGCAGATGATCACCATCCCCCTCGAGACATATGCACAAGGCTGTGTGAAGAACGTGGAGGAAGGCTTGGAG gtggccaagagcaTCAGCTACCCCCTGATGATCAAGGCATCAGAAGGTGGTGGGGGCAAAGGCATCCGAAAAGTGGAGTCAGCAGAGGAATTTGCCGCTTGCTTCCGGCAG GTGCAGGCAGAAGCACCGGGGTCCCCCATCTTCCTGATGAAGCTGGCGCAGCAGGCACGGCACCTGGAGGTGCAGGTGCTGGCTGATGAGTACGGCAGCGCCATCTCCCTCTTCGGCCGCGACTGCTCCATCCAGCGCCGACACCAGAAGATCATCGAGGAGGCACCCACCACCGTCGCTGCTCCCCCTGTCATCGAAGTGATGGAGCAG TGTGCTGTCCGCCTGGCCCAGATGGTGGGCTACGTCAGCACCGGTACCGTGGAGTACCTGTACAGCGAGGACGGGAGCTTCCACTTCCTGGAGCTGAACCCGCGCCTGCAGGTGGAGCACCCCTGCACCGAGATGATCGCGGATGTcaacctccctgctgcccagctccag ATTGCCATGGGCATCCCCTTGCACAGGATAAAAGACATCAGGGTGCTGTATGGGGAGAGCCCCTGGGGTGACACACCCATCTGCTTCCACAGCCCCACCAACCCCCCCGTGCCCAGGGGCCACGTCATCGCTGCCCGGATCACCAGTGAGAACCCTGAGGAG GGTTTCAAGCCCAGCTCGGGGACAGTGCAGGAGCTGAACTTCCGCAGCAGTAAGAATGTCTGGGGGTACTTCAgtgtggcagcagctggggggctCCACGAGTTTGCTGATTCCCAGTTTGGGCACTGCTTCTCCTGGGGAGAGAACCGGGAGGAGGCCATCTC GAACATGGTGGTGGCCCTGAAAGAGCTGTCTATCCGTGGGGATTTCCGGACCACAGTGGAGTATCTCATTAAAGTTCTGGAGACAGAGAGCTTCCAGAAGAATGAGATAGACACTGGCTGGCTGGACCATCTCATCGCTGAGAAAGTGCAG GCTGAGAAGCCAGACACGATGCTGGGTGTTGTCTGTGGAGCCCTGAACGTGGCAGATGCTGCATTCAGGACGTGCATGACTGACTTCCTGCACTCCCTGGAGAG GGGGCAGGTGATGCCAGCAGACTCCTTGCTGAACATTGTTGATGTGGAGCTCATCCACGAAGGTGTAAAGTATGTTCTCCAG GTTGCCCGCCAGTCCCTGACAACCTACGTGATCATCATGAACCACACTCACATCGAGATAGATGTGCACCGGCTGAACGACGGCGGGCTGCTGCTCTCCTACGATGGCAACAGCCACACCACCTACATGAAGGAGGAGATCGACAG ATACCGGATCACCATTGGCAACAAAACGTGTGACTTTGAGAAGGAGAAGGACCCGACGGTGCTGCGCTCGCCCTCTGCGGGGAAGCTGCTGCAGTACACGGTGGATGACGGCGGCCATGTGGCTGAGGGCAGTGTTTTTGCAGAGATCGAG GTGATGAAGATCATCATGACCCTGACGGTGGAGGAGGCTGGGCGGGTGCACTATGTCAAGCGGGCGGGTGCCCTGCTGGAGGCAGGCTGTGTCATAGCCCGCCTGGAGCTGGATGATCCCAGCAAAGTGAAGCCT gcagagctgttcACCGGAGGGCTGCCggcccagcagcccctcccCATCACCGGTGAGAAGCAGCACCAGGTCCTCCGCAACGTGCTGGACAACCTCACCAACGTGATGAACGGGTACTGCCTGCCCGAGCCCTACTTCAGCAccaag gtGAAGGAGTGGGTGGGACAACTGATGAAGACCTTGCGGgacccctccctgcccctcctggaACTGCAGGAGATCATGACCAGCATTTCAGGAAGAATCCCTCTCTCCGTGGAGAACTCGATCCGGAAGGTGATGGCTCAGTATGCCAGCAACGTCACCTCTGTCCTCTGCCgcttccccagcctgcag ATTGCCAACGTGCTGGACACCCACGCAGCCACCCTGCAGAGGAAGGCTGAGCGGGAGGTCTTCTTCATGAACACGCAGAGTGTGGTGCAGCTGGTGCAGAG gtACCGCAGTGGCATCCGGGGCTACATGAAGGCAGTGGTGCTGGATCTGCTGAGGAGATACCTGCAAGTGGAGAGGCAGTTCCAGCACG CTCACTATGACAAGTGTGTCATCAGCCTGCGGGAGGAGTGCAAGCCTGATATGACCCCCGTGCTAGAGAGCATCTTCTCTCATGCCCAGGTGGCAAAGAAGAATCTGCTGGTGACCATGTTAATT GACCAGCTCTGTGGCCGGGACCCCACGCTGACAGATGAGCTGACAGCCATCCTCCACGAGCTGACAGAGCTCAGCAAGGCTGAGCACTCCAAAGTGGCACTGAGAGCCCGGCAG GTGCTCATTGCCTCTCACCTGCCTTCCTACGAGCTGAGGCACAACCAGGTGGAGTCCATCTTCCTCTCTGCTATCGACATGTATGGACATGAGTTCTGCCCTGAAAACCTGAAG AAACTGATCCTCTCAGAAACCAGCATCTTTGATGTGCTTCCCACCTTCTTCTACCACACCAACCAGGTGGTGAGCATGGCAGCACTGGAG GTGTACGTGAGGCGCGGGTACATCGCCTACGAGCTGAACAGCCTGCAGCACCGGCAGCTCTCGGATGGCACCTGCCTGGTGGAGTTCCAGTTCATGCTACCCTTCTCCCACCCCAACAG GATGTCTGTCCCCATCAGCATCTCCAACCCTGACCTGGCCCGGCACAGCTCTGAGCTCTTAATGGACAGTGGCTTTTCTCCCCTGAGCCAGAGGATGGGAGCCATGGTGGCCTTCAACAGATTTGAGGACTTCACAAG GAACTTTGATGAGGTGATCTCCTGCTTTGCCAACCCACCTTCAGACAGTGCACTCATCAGCGAGGCACAAGGCACTGTGTATGAGGAGGAGGACACCAAG AATGTCCATGAGGAGCCTATCCACATCCTCAACGTTGCACTCCGTTGGGCTCATCACGCAGAGGATGAGAAACTGGTGCCCATCTTCAGAGCATTTGCTCAGTCCAAG AAAAACATCCTTGTTGACTGTGGCCTCCGGAGAATCACATTTCTCATTGCCCAGCAG agAGAATTCCCAAAGTTTTTCACCTTCAGAGCAAGGGATGAG tTTGCAGAGGACCGAATCTACCGGCACCTGGAGCCGGCTCTGGCTttccagctggagctgagccGCATGCGGAACTTCGACCTGACTGCCATCCCCTGTGCCAGCCACAAGATGCACCTCTACCTGGGCACTGCCAAGGTCCAGGCGGGCACCGAGGCCACCGACTGCCGCTTCTTCATCCGTGCCATCGTGCGCCACTCGGACCTCATCACAAAG GAGGCTTCCTTTGAGTACCTGCAGAATGAGGGCGAGCGGCTGCTCCTGGAGGCGATGGATGAGCTGGAGGTGGCCTTCAACAACGCCTCTGTCCGCACCGACTGCAACCACATCTTCCTCAACTTTGTCCCAACTGTTGTCATGGACCCTTCCAAG ATCGAGGAGTCGGTGCGGTCCATGGTGATGCGGTACGGCAGCCGCCTCTGGAAGCTGAGGGTACTGCAGGCTGAGGTGAAGATCAACATCCGCATGACCCCCACTGCCACCGCCATCCCCATCCGCCTCTTCCTCACCAACGAGTCTGGCTACTACCTGGACATCAGCCTCTACAAGGAAGTGAAGGAccccagcacaggcagt ATCATGTTTCAGTCATATGGGGACAAGCAAGGGCCACAGCATGGGATGCTCATCAACACCCCCTATGTCACCAAGGACCTGCTTCAGGCCAAGCGGTTCCAGGCACAGTCCTTGGGCACCACCTACGTGTATGATTTCCCTGAGATGATCAGGCAG GCTCTCTTCAAGCTGTGGAGCTCCTCGGAGCAGTACCCCAAGGATGTGCTGACATACACTGAGCTGGTGTTGGACTCGCACGGGCACCTGGTGCAGATGAACAGGGTTTCTGGAGAGAATGAG GTGGGGATGGTTGCGTTCAAAATGAAGCTGAAGACCCCTGAGTATCCAGAAGGCCGGGACATTGTGCTCATTTGCAATGACATCACCCACAAGATTGGCTCCTTTGGGCCAGAGGAGGACCTGGTGTTCCTGCGGGCCTCGGAGCTCGCGCGGGCCGAAGGCATTCCCCGCGTCTACATCGCTGCCAACAGCGGCGCCCGCATCGGCTTTGCTGACGAGGTCAAGCACATGTTCCAGGTGGCCTGGGAGGACCCTGAGGAGCCCCACAAG GGGTTCAAGTACCTGTACCTGACTCCCCAGGACTACGCGAGGATCAGTGCCATGAACTCAGTGCACTGTGAGCACGTGGAGGAAGGGGGCGAGTCCAG gtATGTCCTGCTGGACATCATCGGGAAGGACAATGGATTTGGGGTGGAAAACCTGAGAGCTGCTGGTACCATTGCTGGGGAGTCCTCTCGTGCTTATGAGGAAATAGTGACCATCAGCATG GTGACCTGTCGTGCCATCGGGATTGGTGCCTACCTGGTGCGGCTTGGCCAGCGTGTCATCCAGGTGGAGAACTCCCACATCATCCTCACTGGTGTTACTGCTCTCAATAAG GTGTTAGGACGGGAAGTTTACACATCCAATAACCAGCTGGGAGGTGTGCAGATCATGCACAATAATGGTGTTTCCCATGTCACTGTCCCGGATGACTTTGAGGGGGTCTACACCATCCTGCAGTGGCTCTCATACATACCCAAG GATAACCAGAGCCCAGTGCCCATCACTCCCATAAGTGACCCCATTGAAAGAGAAATTGAATTTGTCCCTTCCAAAGTCCCCTATGACCCCAGGTGGATGCTGGCAGGAAGACCCCATCCAA ctctcaaGGGAACCTGGCAGAGTGGCTTCTTCGACCAGGGCAGCTTCTCAGAGATCATGAGGCCGTGGGCTCAGACTGTTGTGGTGGGCAGAGCAAG GCTGGGAGGGCTCCCAGTGGGTGTCATCGCCGTTGAGACCCGCACCGTGGAGGTGACAATACCTGCAGACCCTGCCAACCCGGAATCAGAGGCAAAG ATAATCCAGCAGGCTGGGCAGGTCTGGTTTCCAGactctgcttttaaaacagcCCAGGCTATTCGGGACTTCAACCGGGAGCATCTCCCACTGATGATCTTTGCCAACTGGCGAGGCTTCTCCAGTGGCATGAAAG ACATGTATGACCAGATGCTGAAGTTTGGTGCCCTCATTGTGGATAGCCTCCGGGATTTTAAGCAGCCTGTCCTGGTCTACATCCCCCCCCATGCAGAGCTCCGGGGGGGCTCCTGGGTGGTCATCGACTCCACCATCAACCCCCTGCACGTGGAGCTCTATGCAGACAAGGAGAGCAG GGGAGGCATTTTGGAGCCTGGAGGAACAGTGGAGATCAAGTTCAGAAAGAAAGATTTGGTGAAGACCATGAGAAGGATTGATACAGTCTATGCCAAGCTCGTTGAGCAGCTGG GGACCCCCGAGCTGCCCGAGGCAGAGCgcagggagctggagaagcagctgaaggcacgggaggagctgctcctgcccgTGTACTACCAGGTGGCCGTGCGCTTCGCTGACCTGCACGACACCCCCGGCCGCATGCAGGAGAAAGGGGTCATCACG GACATCCTGGAGTGGAAGAACGCCCGCTCCTTCTTCTACTGGCGGCTGCGgcggctgctgctggaggagatggtgaaggcagaggtgctgaaggCCAACAGTGAGCTGAGCCACATCCACATCCAGTCCATGCTGCGCCGCTGGTTCATGGAGGCAGAAGGAGCCACAAAG GGCTACCTGTGGGACAACAACCAGGTGGTGGTGGAGTGGCTGGAGAAGCACATGCAAGAGGATGATGGCATCCAGTCAGCCATCAGGGAGAACATCAAGTACCTGAAGAGGGACTACATGCTGAAACACATCCGCAG CTTGGTGCAAGCCAACCCTGAGCTGGCCATGGACTGCATCATCCAGATGGCTGAGCACATCACCCGTGCACAGAAGGCTCGGGTCGCCCATCTCCTCTCCACGGTGGATGATGAGAGCCCCCCCTGA